The genome window GGATCTACTAAAAGAAATTGATAGAGTTGTTACAGAGCAAGAGATTGAAGCCGCTTGTGTTTTAACTTGCGTAGGGAGCCTGACAACAGCTGTACTTCGGTTCGCCAATCAGGAACATTCTGAAGAGCTTAGCGGTCATTTTGAAATTGTTTCACTTACCGGAGTCTTGTCTGTTCATGGTTCACATTGTCATATCTCAATTGCTGATAAGCACGGGCGTACGATCGGTGCGCATCTCTTGGAGGGCTGCAAAGTTTATACAACTGCAGAAATTGTTCTGGGAGTATGCGAAGGAGTCCGTTTTTTGAGAACTTTTGATCCGGATACAGGATATCCTGAACTTGAAATAAAAAAGACAGATTAGGGAGAAAATTATCATGGGCTTTTCAGATCAAATCAAGAAAGATTTTTCAACTTTTACAATGGTTTTAATTGCGGTGGCTATTGTTCTTAACATTGCTGTCGGGCAATTGGTCTCCCTTCTTAAACTACCTGTTTTTCTGGATTCTATAGGAACTGTCTTAGTTGCCGTTCTGGCTGGACCATGGGCCGGAGGTTTGACAGGGCTGCTTACAAATCTGATCTGGGGCATGATTACTTCTCCTGTTGCTGCAGCTTTTTCTCCAGTGGCAATGGTTATCGGTTTATCTGCCGGCTATTGTGCCAGATATGGACTGTTTAAAAATATATGGTTGGTAATTTTAAGCGGTGTGATCATTACTATTTTTACAGCGATTGTTGCTGTTCCCATCCGTCTGTATATGTTCGGAGGAATAACCGGAAGTGGTGCTGATTTTCTTACCGCATACATGATGGCCCTTGGTAAAGACCTTTTCGGTTCAGTAGTTGTAACTGTTTTTACGTCCAATCTGCTTGATAAAATAGTAACTGCTGCGCTCGTATGGGGGATTGTTAAAACTCTTCCTGCAAGAACAACGTCACGTTTTATGAGCTCCCCTCAACGTTCATAAAGTTAAAGAACAAATTTAGTGCATGATAGTTCAGAAAATATAACGCTTTATATTAAGAGTGAATCCAGGATTAAAAGATTGCATCCCTTCAATAAGCTGGCTTACATCTTATTGACAGGGATGCTAGTCTATCTTGGTCCTGCTGCTTTAGAAATCGGGCTAGTTTTCATTTTCATTAATATGTTGCTGGCGGTCTATGGCGGAGTTGCCGCTCCTGTATTGAAGACGGTATGTTGCACAATATTGCCTCTAGCTGTGTTTATGCTTCCAATCCATGGTTTTCTTTATCCTGACAACAAAACTGTTTTATATTCTTGGCATATGATTTCGCTTTACCGTGAGGGGCTTATATTTGCCTGCACGGTTTTAGTGCAGCTTACAGCTTTGCTTACAGCTTCCTTACTTTTTGTGTTTACGACTCACCCTGCTGATTTTCTGACTGCACTTACAGAGAGCGGATGCTCTCCTGTTTTAGCATATCTTATAGGAAGTCCTTTGCTTCTTCTGCCTGCTATGCGGGATCGAGTGGGAGTAATTCAAGCGGCGCAACGGGCAAGAGGTATGGATTGTGAGGGCAGTTTGTGGAAAAGGATTCAGGCTGTTAAACCTCTATTAAGTCCTTTTGTTTTGGGAACTCTGGTTGAGATTGAGCAGCGAGCTATATCGCTTGAAGTTCGTGGATTCAACTCCTGCCGTAGAGTTTCTTCATGGCATCAGGTTGAAGATTCCCTAGGGCAGCAGATTTGTCGCTGGACTATGCTTGTCTGTTGTGCCGGAATTATAGTTTATCATTTTCTGAGTTAATCTATGCACATGCTGAAAATTGAAAATTTGACTTATACCTATGCCGATTCAAATACGAAATCACTTGATTCTATTTCTATGCAAGTGGAAGAGGGAGAGTTTGTTGCCGTTATTGGAGCCAATAATTCCGGAAAATCAACTTTGTGTAATGCAATAGCCGGAGTAATTCCACATCTGTACCATGGAGAAATAAGCGGAAAAGTATGGGTACAGGATAAGGACAGCTTCAAGATGTCTGTCAGTGAGATCGCTATGTCCGTCGGGCTTGTAATGCAGGACCCTGTTCGCCAGTTATCAGGTGTTCGTTATACTGTTTTTGAGGAGGTTGCATTCAGCCTTGAAAATCGCGGTGTAGAGCGATCAAAAATGAAAGAGCAGGTTGATAATGTTCTAAATATGATCGGTCTGGCAGAGCTTTCCGATAGACCTCCTTATCAACTTTCAGGAGGACAGCAGCAGAAGGTAGCTTTAGCGTCAGTAATGGCTTGTGATCCTTCTATTCTGGTGCTGGATGAGGCAACTACTTTTTTAGATCCTCAGGGAGTTCTCCAGATTTTTGAAATTATGCTGCGCCTTAAAAAAAACGGGAAAACGATTGTCATGGCTGATCAACATCTGGAATGGGTGGCGAAATATGCTGATAGAGTTGTTGTTATGAATAGTGGAAAAATAGTTATGCAAGGCACTCCTGCAGAGGTTTTGACTTCTCCGCTCATAAAAGAGATCGGCTTGGATTGGACCCGTTATACTCATGTTGCAAGCCTGGCAAAGACCATTGGAATATGGAGCAATGCAAGTGGGCTTGGAATCACGTTTGAAGAAGTTGTAGACGGTTTGACCCTGTCTTAAAGGCTATGATGTGCAGATAAACGTTAATAATATTTATTTCAGCTACCCTAATGGACATAAAGCTCTGAACAACGTTTCTTTAAGTATTAAGAGCGGTGAGATGGTGGCTCTTCTGGGGCATAATGGTTCCGGTAAGAGCACTTTGGCAAAGCATCTGAATGGACTTTTGGTACCAGATGATGGTGAAGTTGAAGTCAGCGGTCTGGTCACAGGCTCTACTTCCGTTTCACATATGGCTGGAAAAGTTGCTTTGCTCTTTCAGAATCCTGATAATCAGATATGTAAGCGCCGTGTATATGATGAGGTTGCTTTTGGTCCACGTAATCTGGGCTATTCTGCGGATAGAGTTGATAGGCTTGTTCATGATTCGCTGGCCGCTCTTGAGCTTCAGTCAAAAGAAGAAAGCAATCCGCATGATCTGGGTTACAGTGAACGTAAGCGTCTGGCTTTAGCTTCAGTTATAGCAATGGACACGGATGTTTTAGTACTTGATGAACCTACTTCTGCACTTGATTCCCATGAAATTTCGCTTCTTGTTCAGGTTTTGCAGCGCTGTAAAGCACAAGGTAAGACTGTCCTTATTATCAGTCATGACATGGATTTTATTGCTGAATATTTTTCTCGTGTCATTTGTCTGCAAAATGGACAGAAGAGTTTTGACGGCATGATGATTGACTTTTTTAATGAAAAAGAATTGTTAAGTGATTGCGGTCTGTTGCCTCCTCAAATTGTCCGTCTTAATAAGCATTTTGATATTACAACTTCTTCAATCACACCTGAAGATTTCATTGATGAATTTATTGCGAGCAACAAATAGTTAAAAAATTATTTTTATCATATATCTCAGCGTACCCCCCTTTCTATATTCTCTGTTTTTTTCACGACCATTCTATTTATATTTTTAATCATAAGAGTTGATTATGCGTTTTTTATTAGCATGTTATTGCTGTCTTGAGCTCTCTTAGAGCAAATGCTATTGATTATAAATCAAGTCATCGGAGGGGAACGTTGATTCTTAAAATGAATAAAATATATTTCGTTTTGGTCTCTGTGTCTTTTGCAGTGGGACAGGCCGGAGTTTCGTATGCTTATTTTGAGTCTCAATTTTCTGTCCTTAATTAAGTAAAGTGTATCAGAGCCATAAATGAAAATTAATCCCAAGATTCATTATCAATATCTTGTCAGCGATCCTGAATACAGTGTTCTTGCTCAGCTTATACTTCTGCTTTTTATTATTATTTTGCTGGTTTTTATTTGGAATAGAAAGCTATCTAAACTTAATGGGTTTCTTAATGCAGAAGTTGCTCAGCGTAGACGAATGGAGCGTGTGCATTCTGTTTTGAATTGTATTGCTCTTGCAGTCACTGATGTGAGCGGTATTGAAGAGTTTTATCTGATTTTACAGCAACAGATCGGTAATTTGATGTTTGCCAGTAATTTCTTTGTAGTCTCATACGATAAAGAGTCCGATATTATCAGTTATCCATATTTTTCTGATGAGCTGGAATCCATGCCGTGCAAACGTAAACTTGGCTATGGGTTAACGGATCATGTTCTGAGAACTGGAGACTCTTTGTATGTGGATAAAGAGATACGTAAGGAGTTACTTGCCCGTGGCGAGGTTTACGAAATTATCGGTAAAGAGGCTTTCTATTGGATTGGTACTCCGCTTATATTTAAAGGAGATATTGTCGGAGCTATTGTTCTTCAAAGCTATGATGAACAGCATGTTTTGACCAGATCAGATCTTGATGTTTTAACCTTTCTTTCTTCTTATGTAAGTATCGCCGTTGAGCGGCTTTATTTACTTGAGCAAGGCAAAGAACAGACCGTCGCGCTAAAGGAAAGTGAGGAACGTTTCAGAAGCCTTTTTGAGGATTCAGCTGATGCAACAGTCCTTCTCGAATCCCAAAGCATTATTGAGTGCAATGCGGCTGCATATAAATTATTAGGAATGTCATCATGTGAAGACTTATTAGGTATGAATCCGTATCAATTTTCACCAGAATTTCAAGATGATGGAAATCTGTCCAGAGATTTAGTCGGAGTTATTCTTGATGAAGCTACACAAAAAGGAAGTATTCGTTTTGAGTGGAATATTAAGAGAAAGCTTGGAGAAATAATTCCAATAGAGGTATTGGCCACTCCTATTTCATATCGTAGTCGTGATATTTTCCATGTCGTTATGCGTGATATATCTGATCGAAAAGCCAGAGAAGCTGTACTTGCTGAAAGGGAAGTGATGTATCGATCATTGTTCGATCATGCCAGTGATGCAATTGTGCTGATGGATGAAAACAGAAATATGATCAGTGCTAATCCAGAAGCGGTATCAATGTTTCGCTGCTCATCAGAAAAGGAATTTACTTCGTATCATCCAGAAATATTTATGCCTAAGTTCCAGCCTGGAGGAGAGTCGTCTTCAAAAATTTTTGAGGGCAATATGAAAACTATTCTTGAAACTGGTGGGCTGGATTATGAAGTTATTTTAAGGCGTCTTGATGGAGATGAATTTTTTGCAAGGGTAAGGGCAAGAAAGTTGGTGATCAGCGGTAAAATTGTGCTGCTGGGTACATTTAATGATATTACAGAACGTCATCGTTCCAGAGCTGAAATTGAACGTTCTGTTTCACTTCTTACTGCAACAATTGAATCTTCCGCTGACGGTATTCTTGCGGTTGATGGATATGGCCGGGTTGTCGCATGGAACAGTTTACTTGCCGATATGTGGAGCTTGTCGGAGTATGATCTTAATTCAGGGATTATTTCAGATATTTTTGGATTTATTGTGGAGCAGGTCGACGAAGATCAATCCAGTATTTTTAACCTGTGTGATTTTTTTCTTGATTCAAATGAGGGGCAGGTTGATGAACTAGTACTTAAGGACGGGAGAATTATAGAAAAATATTCAAACCCGCAACGCATCGGAAATGATGTCGTGGGGCGTGTCTGGAGTTTTAGGGATGTAACCGATCGTCGTCTGGGTGAAGATGCTCTTCGCAGCTCTTATCACCAACTGAATGATATTATAGAATTTTTACCTGATCCGACACTTGTTGTTAATAATAAAGGGATTGTTGTTGCCTGGAATAAAGCTATTGAGATTGTTTCCGGAGTCCTCAAAGAAGATATTCTTGGCAAAGGAAATTATGAGTACTCATTGCCGTTTTATGATAAGCGCAGACCTATTCTGGTTGATTGTGCTCTCTCTGGATCTTTTGATATATTGACTGAGATGTATGAATCCGTGGAAAGTAAAGGGGATTCCTTGTACGGAGAAGTATACACCCCTTATGTTTTTGAAGGAGAGGGAGCTTATTTTTGGGGAGTTGCAGGGCCTCTTAAAGATGATTCTGGAAATGTTGTCGGTGCAATTGAGTGTATGCGCAATGTTACAGATCGCAAAATTGTTGAGCAAGAGCTTCACCGTGCGAAACTTGCTGCTGAAGCGGCAACCAGAGCTAAGTCTGAATTTCTTGCTAATATGAGTCATGAAATCCGAACTCCCATGAATAGTATTGTGGGTTTTGGCCATCTGTTGCAAAGCTCTGATCTTGATTTGATTCAGGAAGAATATCTTAAAAAAATGATGTCTTCAGCTGGTTTTCTGCTCTCAATTATTGATGAAATTTTAGATTTTTCTAAGATTGAAGCCGGGAAGTTTGTTCTTGAAGAAGTTGAGTTTGAACTTGATAGCGTTCTTGCCAAAATTTGCAATATGGTCGCTGTTAAGTCGGAGCAGAAGGACATTGAGTTCGTTCTTTCCGTAGCACCGGACGTACCTCATAAGATTGTGGGTGACCCGCTGCGACTTGAACAGATTCTAACTAATCTTTCAAATAATGCGGTTAAGTTTACTGAAAAAGGTGAAGTTAACCTTCTGATATCCAGTAAAGGGCAGAGCGATAAGTGTGCTGAAATTGAGTTTATAATTAAGGATAGTGGCATTGGTCTCAGTGAGGATGAGGTTAGTGATCTTTTCAGGTCATTTTCACAGGCTGATGCCTCAATTACCCGTAAATATGGTGGAACCGGACTTGGGCTGGCCATTACACACAGTCTTGTCACTCAAATGGGCGGCGATATACACGTTGAAAGTGAACTTGATCAGGGCAGTTCTTTTTCATTCACTGTTTCATTTGATATTGTTGAGAGTGATGTCTGTTTTTATCTTTCAAATAATATACGGCGGCCTAGAGTTCTTGTTGTTGACGATAATAAACTATCACAATTTTTCATAGCTTCAACGCTTCGAGATATTTCATTCGATGTTGTTTTAGAGTCTTCAGCAGTCAGTGCTATTAAAGTTTTAAAGAGTGCAGCTGACGAGAAGAATGCATTTGATCTAATTTATATGTCTTTTAGAATGTCGGGAATTAGTGGATTGGAGGCAGTCCAACTCGTCAAAGAAATACCTGTCATTAAAAATATCCCTATTATATTGATGGTTCCGGTGAGTGCTGATGAGGAATTTAGACAGGACGCTCTGGGAAAAGGAACTGCTGGTTTTATTAGTAAACCGGTTACTCGTTTGTCTCTTTATGAATCTCTTCGCAATAATTTTGATATAGAAGGAAATTATACTTCTGATTGTGTTGTCGAAGAGTCTGAACTTATTCAGGATAATGAAAGCCCAAAAAAGCGAGTGCTGCTGGTTGAGGATAATTTATTGAATCAGCAGGTAGCAAAGAGGATGCTTGAAGGTCTCGGTTGTACTGTGGATGTTGCCGTTAACGGTCAAAAGGGAGTGGAGGCTCTCTGGGCGAATTCGTATGATTTGGTTCTGATGGATATTCAAATGCCCGAGATGGACGGGTTAACCGCAACAAGGCTTATTCGTTCGGACAAACGGTATGATGATCTTCCTATTTTAGCTATGACTGCCCATGCTATGCAGGGAGATCGTGAAAAGAGTCTGAATGCAGGAATGAATGAGCATCTTACGAAACCGATCAACCCGAAGGTCTTAAGGGCTGCATTACGTAAGTATATAGATAAAGACTCGTCGTCTTACAAAGCAATTGGTAATTTTATTGATATTGGAGATGTTGCCTTGCCTCAAATCTCAGGCATAGACTGTGAAGGGGGGCTGAAAAATATCGGAGGAAATTATCCCAGTTATATTAGAGTGCTATATGGGTTTAGAAGTGAGTACACCGGGGTTGTTTCTGAACTGCAGGAAATGGTTGAAAAATCAGATTTTGATACGGCCTTAGTTGTTTTGCATTCTTTGAAAAGTGTAGCTGGGAATATAGGTGCAGTCCATCTTTGTGAGCTGTGCGGTGCTCTTGAAAAGGGTATAAAAGATAAAAATTACAGAAAAATTGAGCTTGATTTTCAGTTTTTTTCTGCGGAACTTGATATGATTATTGATAGCCTTGCAACTGTAGAAGACATTTTATAATCCAAATTTGACAAGCATATTTTTGATGAAGAAAGACCTTTTTGAATTATAAAAATGTATCAGAAACTAAAAGAAGGTGAAGTCGATTCCCTAGCTTATGAGACTATGTACAAAGTCCTGAATCTGACTGGCTGGACGCAGATTAATTGATATAAGTTGTGATAAAATTTATTCTCCGCTGTTCATGGGAAACCATATCTCATATGAAGTCCCTTCACCAAGGGAGCTGCTGCATTCTATTCTTCCTTTCAGGGCACGGGTAATAATATTGTAGACAAGGTGCATTCCAAGTCCGGCGCTGCCAGAACTTCTTGCTGTCGTATAAAATGGTTCAAAAACTTTCAGAAGTTGTTCAGTTCCCATACCTATCCCATCGTCTGAAAATTGTAATAGAATGCCGTTTCCATTCTGTTTTGCTACAATCGAAATATTACCGTTATCTCTATCTGGAAAGGCATGAGTGAGAGAATTAATTACCAGATTAGTAATGACCTGCATCAGTGATCCTGGCGGGATTTTGACTTCAAGCCCATTCGGGCAATTTACTTTGAGGTTATGGTTATGTTCTTTTAATTTAGGTTTTAAAGATAGGACAATTCCCTGAATATACTCATTAAGGTTAATTCGTCTTATATCATCAGAGGCCTGATCAACTGCCAGTTGTTTAAAGTTACTGATCAGGCGTGCTGATCTTTCAAGATTTTTCATGATATTTCCGATTGCCTCTGTTCCTGTTTGAAGACATTTTTCAAGATCTGATCTTTTCATCTCTCCAGATTCAAAAGAATTTTTAAGGTTAGCAATCATTTCTTTCATAAAAGATGCACTTGTAACACTTATGCCTAGCGGAGTATTTATTTCATGAGCTACTCCTGCGACTAACTCTCCAAGTGAAGCCATTTTTTCGGTTTCAACAAGTTTGTCTTGAGTCTGGCGCAGTTCATCCATTGATTTAAGCAGGGCTGTGTTCGCATTTTCGAGTTCCGTAGTTCGCATTGTAACCCGTTCTACCAGTTCTTTGTTCAAGGATTGAAGCTCCTGTTCAACTTCCTTTATGCGCGTAATGTCCATAGAAATTGTTAAAACGGCCGGTGTGTTGGTCTCGGCTGAGATATAAGGGACGCGAGTTGTTGACATCCAGTGTGTATCGCGATTTTCATCAAGAAAACTTTCTTCAGTGAGCATTTTTTCATTGCGTGAGAGTACCAGCTTGTCGTCTTCAAGTATGCGGTTCATTTCTACTGAGTCCAGAATAACATCATGAATATCTTTTCCGGTAATTTCTTCAACGTTTAAGCCCAGTTTTAAAGCCTTTATACGATTAACAAGCAAAAATTTACCATCCATGTCATTGGCGAAAATATCTTGCGGCAGAAGGTCAATAATCTGCCTGAGTCGAGCCTCACTCTCGTGGGCTTTTTTCATCGCTCTTCTATTCTGAGTGACATCTAACCCCTGTAAAAGAATAAAGTTCGGGTCAATATCTCTATCCATTTGTACTGGCGAAAATGTCCAGATAAAGAATTGCTCATCACCTGTCCCTGAATACACTGGTATCTCGACAACTGGAGGGGATTCTTCACTTGCAGCTAATTTTATGCTTTCCTTAAGTATTTCAGCATACTGTGCTGGAAATATTTTTGAAAGATTATAATCTGTGATGTTGTTGCTGAAACCGATAAGCTTTTCAGCTGCTGGATTCATATCCAGAATTACTCCATTCAAGTCGCAGTTTATTATAGGTGCTTTCGCTGCAGAAAAAAGCCGTGAGATATATGTGCTGTTTTCATCAAGTCTTGATACCATTGTCTCAAGGGTTTTACCCAGTTGGTTGAATTCTCTCACTTGTCCTTCCTTAAAGGACAAACCTTGCTCTCCTGTTGCGACAGCATGCGCATAATCAGTAAGGTTCTTGAGGGCTTTCAATATCCTTTTTTGCAATGCCCATGAGGTGAATATAGCCAGCAGCGTTGCAAGGGAAAGCAGTATCCCAAGGTTTTTCATATAATTTTTTTTGAGTGACTGGAATGATGGGTTTTTTCTTGAGAACGTGAAAAACAAAGGGGTGCCTGATTGCTGTGGCATTAGCTGTACTGTGGAATATACCAGATTATCATAAATCTTGAATTGATTTTGTTTAACTTCTCCTGCCCAGTCGAGAAGCTTTTTCATAGTTTCTTTGGAGGGATTAGAGCTTGAAATAATGAGGCGGTTTCGGCTAAAGAGTGCTGCATCAATTGAAGAAGAAACTTTCTTTAACATATCGATAAAGGATACATTCGAATTAAGATCAATCCCTCCATATAGAATGCCCGTGATTTCCCCTGTTTGCTCGTCAAATATTGGTATAGCACAAAACAATATTGTTTGTAACTTCTCCAGTGATCTGTATGAAATATGGGCCCATGTCGGGGTCGTGTTTATATTGTTATTGAAGCTGTTGCGTAGTTGGAGCATAGGAAGTTCAATGCTTCCTTCCTCTATCCAGTTTTTGCCGTTTTTATATATAGAAAGAACATCTAACAGATACCCTTGGCGTGAACTCATGAAGTCATACATTTTTTGACTGATGTATTCAGAATCATTGTTTTTAGCTGCTCTTTTAAATTCGGGAGTGACAGTCATTTCTATAAGGTCGTCTGTCATGTCTGTCAGAGTGTTACTCATTGCCAGATCGATGATAGTCTCTGTCTTGTCTAGATCAATTTTCAATTCATCTTCTAACGTTGTTTTGGACAGATAGAATGACCATGAGAAAATAAAAATCCCCATAACCATGACCAGTGCAAGCATGGGAATTAAAAGCTGCGCTGTCAGCCCTAATGTTCTTTGGGGATATTTATACATTAGTCTTTACCGGAAAAGCCAGAGTAGCGAAAACTTTCTCTTTGCAATTGTTCAAGATTTATGGGGTCAATGTCTTTTCCAATAAGCATCAGTCTTCCTGAGTAAATGAGAGGAAGTCTTTTGGTCTGCCCAAGCAGGTCCAAAATTATTGCATCTGCCATAGCAATACCATTGTCATCATTTATGCGCATTATCGTGAAATCAAGTTCTCCATTTTTAATTGCCTGCAGCTCAGGGGAGCCTCCTCCCCAACCGTTAACCATAATCTTACCAAGTAGAGATTTTTCTTTCAATGCTTCAACCGCGCCGAGAGCAATGTCTGTAGAACATGCATATATGAAACTGATATCAGGATGCTCTTTAACTATTTTAAGTGTTGCTCTACGCGACTTCTGTTTATTTATACCGGTCTGATAAACTGTAACAAGTTCAAGTTCTGTGTTTGCATCAAGCCATGTTGTAAATGATTTACCTCTTTCTTCGCTTAGATAGCCTGGACTTGGGAGAAGAACTGCGTATTTACCTTTTCCTCCGGTTTTGTTGGCATACTGTTGAGCAAGTTTGATAGAACCTGTCTCATGGTCAAAGCCAATATACATGAGAGGCTGTTTATCATTCCAAGCTTTTAGAGGTGTCGTAATATTTTGTAATATCACACGCGGTTTATTTCGGATTAATAATGGCTCAATCATGCGCTGATGACGCAAAGCATCGAGGGTGAATATCAGATAGTCCGGATTTGTTTTTAAGGCTTGTTTTAGTATTTTTCTCTGGATGTGTAACGGGTCTGTCGGGCTCATGAAGAAGGAGTTTATTTCTGTCTTTATTCCATACTGTTTAATTCTTTTGTCAAAGGCTTTATAACTTCTTCGCCAATAGTCTGAGATTTGATTTCCGGGATAAACAATTGATATTTTGACTTTCAGGTTATTCTTGATTTTTGCTACAATATTCCTCTTCACCAGTCTGTTAAAGCTTTTTAATTTAACTTCTTCATTTGGGTTTTCCTGTATAAATTCTTCCAGTGAGTAGTATTTTCCTGCAAAAACAGGGCGAACTGTAAGGCATAAGAATAATGCTACGAAAATTGTCAGGAGATATTTATTTTTTTTAACTGAACCCATGTTTATGTCACCATTTAGTGTAGGTTTAGCTAACCATATCAAAATTTTTTAGAAAAAGTAACGCTGGATAGAGACTTAAAGAAGTATATTATCTTATGAGGCGTATGCAGTAATTATCAATGTATACGCTGTTATGGTCAAAAAAAGGTTGAAAGCTACAGATTTGTTTGCGTAGCTTTCAACCGTATGTTTTTAGATATTAAGATCTAATTCTGGAATAGGATGAGTCTTTATGAGGCAGTGGCAAAGGCTGTCTTTTGTCTTAAAATGGAAACTCCTAAGTAGACAAACGGGGTATCGATCAGGGCTATAGCTACCTTTGCAAACCACTGACCAATGATAATATCTGTCACCGGCATGACTCCGTAAAAGGCAATAGTCACAAAGATAGTGGAATCAATTAGTTGTGAGATTACTGTCGAGAGGTTGTTGCGCAGCCATAGGTGTGAGCCATCTGTTTTCTGGCGTAGCATATGAA of Maridesulfovibrio zosterae DSM 11974 contains these proteins:
- a CDS encoding energy-coupling factor ABC transporter ATP-binding protein codes for the protein MQINVNNIYFSYPNGHKALNNVSLSIKSGEMVALLGHNGSGKSTLAKHLNGLLVPDDGEVEVSGLVTGSTSVSHMAGKVALLFQNPDNQICKRRVYDEVAFGPRNLGYSADRVDRLVHDSLAALELQSKEESNPHDLGYSERKRLALASVIAMDTDVLVLDEPTSALDSHEISLLVQVLQRCKAQGKTVLIISHDMDFIAEYFSRVICLQNGQKSFDGMMIDFFNEKELLSDCGLLPPQIVRLNKHFDITTSSITPEDFIDEFIASNK
- a CDS encoding energy-coupling factor transporter transmembrane component T family protein, producing MHDSSENITLYIKSESRIKRLHPFNKLAYILLTGMLVYLGPAALEIGLVFIFINMLLAVYGGVAAPVLKTVCCTILPLAVFMLPIHGFLYPDNKTVLYSWHMISLYREGLIFACTVLVQLTALLTASLLFVFTTHPADFLTALTESGCSPVLAYLIGSPLLLLPAMRDRVGVIQAAQRARGMDCEGSLWKRIQAVKPLLSPFVLGTLVEIEQRAISLEVRGFNSCRRVSSWHQVEDSLGQQICRWTMLVCCAGIIVYHFLS
- a CDS encoding response regulator, giving the protein MKINPKIHYQYLVSDPEYSVLAQLILLLFIIILLVFIWNRKLSKLNGFLNAEVAQRRRMERVHSVLNCIALAVTDVSGIEEFYLILQQQIGNLMFASNFFVVSYDKESDIISYPYFSDELESMPCKRKLGYGLTDHVLRTGDSLYVDKEIRKELLARGEVYEIIGKEAFYWIGTPLIFKGDIVGAIVLQSYDEQHVLTRSDLDVLTFLSSYVSIAVERLYLLEQGKEQTVALKESEERFRSLFEDSADATVLLESQSIIECNAAAYKLLGMSSCEDLLGMNPYQFSPEFQDDGNLSRDLVGVILDEATQKGSIRFEWNIKRKLGEIIPIEVLATPISYRSRDIFHVVMRDISDRKAREAVLAEREVMYRSLFDHASDAIVLMDENRNMISANPEAVSMFRCSSEKEFTSYHPEIFMPKFQPGGESSSKIFEGNMKTILETGGLDYEVILRRLDGDEFFARVRARKLVISGKIVLLGTFNDITERHRSRAEIERSVSLLTATIESSADGILAVDGYGRVVAWNSLLADMWSLSEYDLNSGIISDIFGFIVEQVDEDQSSIFNLCDFFLDSNEGQVDELVLKDGRIIEKYSNPQRIGNDVVGRVWSFRDVTDRRLGEDALRSSYHQLNDIIEFLPDPTLVVNNKGIVVAWNKAIEIVSGVLKEDILGKGNYEYSLPFYDKRRPILVDCALSGSFDILTEMYESVESKGDSLYGEVYTPYVFEGEGAYFWGVAGPLKDDSGNVVGAIECMRNVTDRKIVEQELHRAKLAAEAATRAKSEFLANMSHEIRTPMNSIVGFGHLLQSSDLDLIQEEYLKKMMSSAGFLLSIIDEILDFSKIEAGKFVLEEVEFELDSVLAKICNMVAVKSEQKDIEFVLSVAPDVPHKIVGDPLRLEQILTNLSNNAVKFTEKGEVNLLISSKGQSDKCAEIEFIIKDSGIGLSEDEVSDLFRSFSQADASITRKYGGTGLGLAITHSLVTQMGGDIHVESELDQGSSFSFTVSFDIVESDVCFYLSNNIRRPRVLVVDDNKLSQFFIASTLRDISFDVVLESSAVSAIKVLKSAADEKNAFDLIYMSFRMSGISGLEAVQLVKEIPVIKNIPIILMVPVSADEEFRQDALGKGTAGFISKPVTRLSLYESLRNNFDIEGNYTSDCVVEESELIQDNESPKKRVLLVEDNLLNQQVAKRMLEGLGCTVDVAVNGQKGVEALWANSYDLVLMDIQMPEMDGLTATRLIRSDKRYDDLPILAMTAHAMQGDREKSLNAGMNEHLTKPINPKVLRAALRKYIDKDSSSYKAIGNFIDIGDVALPQISGIDCEGGLKNIGGNYPSYIRVLYGFRSEYTGVVSELQEMVEKSDFDTALVVLHSLKSVAGNIGAVHLCELCGALEKGIKDKNYRKIELDFQFFSAELDMIIDSLATVEDIL
- a CDS encoding energy-coupling factor ABC transporter ATP-binding protein; protein product: MLKIENLTYTYADSNTKSLDSISMQVEEGEFVAVIGANNSGKSTLCNAIAGVIPHLYHGEISGKVWVQDKDSFKMSVSEIAMSVGLVMQDPVRQLSGVRYTVFEEVAFSLENRGVERSKMKEQVDNVLNMIGLAELSDRPPYQLSGGQQQKVALASVMACDPSILVLDEATTFLDPQGVLQIFEIMLRLKKNGKTIVMADQHLEWVAKYADRVVVMNSGKIVMQGTPAEVLTSPLIKEIGLDWTRYTHVASLAKTIGIWSNASGLGITFEEVVDGLTLS
- a CDS encoding ECF transporter S component, yielding MGFSDQIKKDFSTFTMVLIAVAIVLNIAVGQLVSLLKLPVFLDSIGTVLVAVLAGPWAGGLTGLLTNLIWGMITSPVAAAFSPVAMVIGLSAGYCARYGLFKNIWLVILSGVIITIFTAIVAVPIRLYMFGGITGSGADFLTAYMMALGKDLFGSVVVTVFTSNLLDKIVTAALVWGIVKTLPARTTSRFMSSPQRS
- a CDS encoding PPC domain-containing DNA-binding protein, which produces MSLALICVNYTAACKAACTHFVKVTMTGAVVLNTFSIRLHPGQDLLKEIDRVVTEQEIEAACVLTCVGSLTTAVLRFANQEHSEELSGHFEIVSLTGVLSVHGSHCHISIADKHGRTIGAHLLEGCKVYTTAEIVLGVCEGVRFLRTFDPDTGYPELEIKKTD